In the genome of Desulfofarcimen acetoxidans DSM 771, one region contains:
- the rpsP gene encoding 30S ribosomal protein S16, with amino-acid sequence MAVKIRLKRMGAKKDPFYRIVVADSRSPRDGRFIEEIGYYDPLKQPATIKIDEEKAISWLQKGAQLTDTTKSLFSKVGIMKRIAESGK; translated from the coding sequence GTGGCAGTGAAAATCAGGTTAAAAAGAATGGGGGCCAAGAAAGATCCCTTTTATCGCATAGTTGTGGCCGATTCCCGGTCTCCCAGGGACGGTCGTTTTATAGAAGAGATTGGCTATTATGATCCCCTGAAACAGCCTGCAACAATCAAAATTGATGAAGAAAAGGCGATCAGTTGGCTGCAAAAAGGTGCTCAGCTTACCGATACCACAAAGTCGTTATTTTCTAAAGTCGGCATTATGAAGAGAATCGCTGAGTCTGGTAAGTAG
- the ylxM gene encoding YlxM family DNA-binding protein, with amino-acid sequence MEKVAWVTLLYDFYGQLLTEKQQKFLELYYEDDLSLGEIADKFTVSRQAVHDSLKRAVQILVKYEEELGLAANFTEQRSKVAEALALAEEFLLSPNSVDGFKKIKQIKELLLEIMETVKK; translated from the coding sequence TTGGAGAAAGTTGCCTGGGTTACTCTGTTGTACGATTTTTATGGTCAATTGCTGACTGAAAAACAGCAAAAATTTTTAGAACTGTATTATGAAGATGACCTGTCACTGGGAGAAATAGCGGACAAATTTACCGTCAGCAGGCAAGCCGTGCATGACTCCTTAAAAAGAGCTGTGCAGATACTGGTTAAATACGAAGAAGAACTGGGATTGGCGGCTAATTTTACAGAACAAAGAAGTAAGGTGGCAGAGGCACTGGCATTAGCGGAAGAGTTTTTACTAAGTCCAAATTCGGTAGACGGGTTTAAAAAAATAAAACAGATCAAGGAATTATTATTGGAAATCATGGAAACAGTTAAAAAATAA
- the ylqF gene encoding ribosome biogenesis GTPase YlqF: MDIQWYPGHMAKTKRLLLENLKLVDVVVELLDARIPCSSRNPVINDLLSKKPRLIVLNKSDLADPNYTALWKRELAEPGAMVVDVNSVKGSGIKAITPALNKLAEEVMNKLKNKGRRTRAVRCMVVGIPNVGKSFFINTLVKRKITKTGDKPGVTRGQQWIKVAKDLELLDTPGILWPKFDDQEVAYKLAVTGAIKSEVLDIKELSFRLALWLRDNHPHVLLERYKLSNLPNKAEELLSAIGRSRGFLVSGGIVDNHKAAVLLLKEFRDGLLGRFTLDLPNSE; encoded by the coding sequence ATGGATATTCAATGGTATCCCGGTCATATGGCCAAGACAAAAAGATTGCTGTTGGAGAATTTGAAGCTGGTTGATGTAGTGGTGGAGTTGTTAGATGCACGTATTCCCTGCAGCAGCAGGAACCCCGTAATAAACGATTTGTTAAGCAAGAAGCCAAGACTTATAGTTTTAAATAAGTCAGATTTAGCAGATCCCAATTATACTGCTTTATGGAAAAGGGAACTGGCTGAACCAGGCGCAATGGTAGTTGATGTCAATTCAGTCAAAGGAAGCGGTATAAAAGCTATAACTCCGGCTCTAAACAAGCTAGCGGAAGAAGTTATGAATAAGCTGAAAAATAAGGGTAGGAGAACCAGAGCGGTGCGTTGCATGGTAGTTGGTATACCCAATGTTGGCAAATCGTTTTTTATCAATACTTTGGTCAAACGAAAAATTACTAAAACAGGTGATAAGCCGGGAGTTACCAGAGGCCAGCAATGGATTAAAGTCGCTAAAGATTTGGAATTGCTCGATACGCCCGGTATTCTCTGGCCCAAGTTTGATGACCAGGAAGTTGCTTATAAACTTGCTGTGACAGGTGCCATTAAATCAGAAGTACTGGATATAAAAGAACTATCTTTTAGACTGGCTTTATGGCTGAGAGATAATCATCCTCATGTGCTGTTGGAAAGGTATAAACTATCTAATTTACCCAATAAAGCCGAGGAGTTATTATCAGCTATCGGTAGGAGCAGAGGGTTCCTTGTATCCGGCGGAATAGTGGATAACCATAAGGCAGCAGTATTGCTATTGAAAGAGTTTCGAGATGGTTTGCTTGGAAGATTTACACTTGATCTGCCTAATAGTGAATAA
- a CDS encoding NADH-quinone oxidoreductase subunit A has product MLTDGGAIAIFLIVGIIFGAGGIATSFLIHPRRKNPVKFEPYECGVKTIGSSWVQFKVQYFVYALLFVIFDVETIYLYPWAVKFQSLGMFAFVEMIIFIFILVLGLWYAWKEGALEWS; this is encoded by the coding sequence ATGCTTACAGATGGAGGTGCTATAGCCATTTTCTTGATTGTTGGAATTATTTTTGGTGCCGGTGGTATAGCAACCAGTTTTCTCATTCACCCCAGAAGAAAAAACCCGGTGAAGTTTGAACCGTATGAGTGCGGGGTGAAAACTATCGGGTCCAGTTGGGTCCAGTTTAAGGTTCAGTATTTTGTTTATGCTTTGTTGTTTGTTATTTTCGACGTGGAAACAATTTACCTTTATCCCTGGGCAGTGAAGTTTCAGAGCCTGGGCATGTTTGCTTTTGTTGAAATGATTATTTTCATCTTTATACTGGTGCTAGGTCTGTGGTACGCCTGGAAGGAAGGAGCGTTAGAATGGAGTTAA
- a CDS encoding aspartate aminotransferase family protein translates to MIESTPESRLPEGFITIKDALAKGQPGKHLHKEYLNASLVTMLSLLNFDHNFVSARGCSVWNDQDVEYLDFLGGYGALNLGHNHPDVVSAVQSVSSLPNLLQISLGILTGALAKNLADVTPGALQRSFFGNSGAEAVEGALKLARMATKRQGLAYCHGSFHGKTLGALSVTGRLKYQIPFQPLLSDCYAVQFGDIASLEEVLKENSIAAFIVEPIQGEGGIIVPPDGYLSQVRKLCSKHGTLLIMDEIQTGLGRTGQLFACEYEQIEPDILCLAKSLGGGIMPISAFITTHEIWKKAYGSMEKAALHTSTFGGNTWAAAAGLAALEVTFRENLVLQAKEKGEYFLKGLKQLQQNYPLLKEVRGRGLMIGLEFNQPVGLARKALPGLNKLSQEYLGSLIAGELLNKYRIITAFTLNNPNVIRMEPPLTVTYEQLDRVLEALKEIFTRHKGFFSVAREGAKTIIKALRKK, encoded by the coding sequence GTGATTGAATCAACTCCGGAAAGCCGCTTACCAGAAGGCTTTATAACAATAAAGGATGCTTTAGCAAAAGGACAGCCGGGCAAACATCTACATAAAGAATATTTAAATGCCAGCCTTGTGACCATGTTAAGCCTGCTTAATTTTGATCATAACTTCGTCTCAGCCAGAGGGTGCAGTGTTTGGAATGATCAAGATGTTGAATACCTTGACTTCCTGGGTGGATACGGAGCACTTAATTTAGGGCATAATCACCCGGATGTAGTCAGTGCTGTACAAAGTGTTTCCTCACTGCCCAATCTTCTGCAAATTTCTCTTGGTATTCTAACAGGAGCGCTGGCCAAAAATCTGGCCGATGTAACTCCTGGTGCATTACAGCGTTCATTTTTTGGCAACAGTGGCGCAGAAGCCGTGGAAGGGGCTTTAAAACTGGCCCGTATGGCCACCAAGCGACAAGGTCTGGCCTATTGTCATGGCTCTTTTCACGGCAAAACTCTCGGTGCTCTCTCTGTAACCGGGCGTCTTAAATACCAAATCCCGTTTCAGCCACTGTTGTCTGATTGTTATGCCGTACAGTTCGGCGATATTGCATCACTGGAAGAGGTATTAAAAGAAAATAGCATAGCTGCTTTTATCGTAGAACCTATTCAGGGTGAAGGAGGTATTATAGTTCCGCCTGACGGTTATCTGTCTCAAGTTAGAAAGCTATGTTCAAAACACGGTACACTGCTAATTATGGACGAAATTCAAACGGGCCTGGGCCGAACAGGCCAGCTCTTTGCCTGCGAATACGAGCAAATTGAACCGGATATTCTCTGTCTGGCCAAATCACTGGGTGGGGGTATAATGCCTATCAGTGCTTTTATAACTACACATGAAATCTGGAAAAAGGCTTATGGCAGTATGGAAAAAGCTGCTCTGCATACATCAACTTTTGGTGGAAACACCTGGGCTGCCGCAGCCGGGCTGGCTGCTCTGGAAGTAACTTTTCGAGAAAACCTGGTACTGCAGGCAAAAGAAAAAGGCGAGTACTTTCTGAAAGGCTTGAAACAATTACAGCAAAATTATCCTTTACTAAAAGAAGTGCGGGGCAGAGGTTTAATGATCGGTCTGGAATTTAACCAGCCAGTCGGGTTGGCCAGAAAAGCACTGCCCGGACTAAATAAACTCTCTCAGGAATATCTGGGCAGTTTGATTGCAGGGGAACTGCTCAATAAATACCGTATAATCACCGCCTTTACATTGAATAACCCCAATGTAATCCGCATGGAGCCTCCCCTGACAGTTACTTATGAGCAATTAGATAGAGTATTGGAGGCTCTGAAAGAAATTTTTACACGTCATAAAGGTTTTTTCAGTGTTGCCAGAGAAGGAGCGAAGACAATTATTAAGGCTTTGAGAAAAAAATAA
- a CDS encoding ribonuclease HII — protein MDISVLSINKLKSVLSDNSKPDESLLQAMSGDNRAGVRKLYEQWLLKRQKNEAEKSRIEKLYEQESKYRSKGFGLIAGVDEAGRGPLAGPVVAAAVILPENACLPGLNDSKKLPVSARERLFVAIKPIALSWAVGMASVEEICELNILQASLLAMCRSVDSLKVKPDFVLVDGPNGLNLPLPQYSLVKGDTLSASIASASILAKVTRDKIMLEYHDEFPEYGFDRHKGYPTVEHLRALTRYGPCRIHRRDFKPVKDFDQLLSNSLSVE, from the coding sequence ATGGATATCTCGGTATTAAGTATAAATAAACTAAAGAGTGTTTTATCTGACAATTCTAAACCGGATGAGTCATTATTGCAGGCAATGTCTGGGGATAACAGGGCCGGTGTCCGAAAGTTATATGAACAGTGGTTGCTTAAGCGACAAAAAAATGAAGCTGAGAAGAGTAGGATTGAGAAGTTGTATGAGCAAGAGTCTAAATACCGATCAAAAGGTTTTGGCTTGATTGCAGGTGTTGATGAGGCCGGTCGTGGCCCGTTAGCCGGCCCGGTAGTGGCTGCGGCGGTTATTTTGCCTGAGAATGCCTGCTTGCCTGGTTTAAATGATTCTAAAAAACTTCCGGTTTCAGCCAGGGAGCGTTTATTTGTTGCAATTAAGCCAATTGCTCTGAGTTGGGCTGTGGGTATGGCATCGGTTGAGGAAATATGCGAGTTGAATATTTTGCAGGCAAGTCTTCTGGCAATGTGCCGGTCTGTTGATTCCTTAAAAGTTAAACCTGATTTTGTTTTGGTTGACGGGCCGAATGGATTAAATTTACCTTTACCGCAATATTCTCTGGTTAAGGGAGATACCTTAAGTGCTTCAATAGCGTCAGCCTCAATTCTGGCCAAGGTAACCAGGGATAAGATTATGTTGGAGTATCATGATGAATTTCCCGAATACGGTTTTGACAGGCATAAAGGTTATCCCACTGTTGAGCACCTGCGGGCTTTAACCAGATACGGTCCGTGCAGAATTCATCGCAGAGATTTTAAACCGGTCAAGGATTTTGATCAACTGTTGTCGAATAGTTTATCAGTCGAATAA
- the rimM gene encoding ribosome maturation factor RimM (Essential for efficient processing of 16S rRNA), translating into MDKESSKNYITIGEIVNTQGNRGYVRVLPLTDFPERFKGMKQVSVYTKGAYRLMHPEDVYNHKKFVVIKFKEIPDMTAAESLKGGLLQVEPKDIVPLPRGSYYVFNLMGMNVYNSEGRHYGRIKDILTTGANDVYIVWYEAEKRDLLIPALKQVVKLIDVENKKMVVDLPEGL; encoded by the coding sequence ATGGATAAGGAAAGCTCAAAGAATTATATTACAATTGGTGAAATAGTAAATACACAGGGAAATCGCGGCTATGTACGGGTACTGCCCCTGACAGATTTTCCTGAGCGTTTTAAGGGGATGAAACAGGTATCAGTTTATACAAAGGGTGCTTACCGGTTAATGCACCCTGAGGATGTCTATAATCATAAGAAGTTTGTGGTGATAAAGTTTAAGGAAATACCTGATATGACTGCAGCCGAAAGCTTAAAGGGAGGTTTGCTGCAGGTAGAACCAAAGGATATTGTCCCACTGCCCAGGGGCTCTTATTATGTTTTTAATTTAATGGGTATGAATGTCTATAACAGTGAAGGGCGGCATTATGGCCGGATAAAGGACATACTGACAACCGGCGCCAATGATGTGTACATAGTTTGGTATGAAGCTGAGAAAAGGGATTTGCTGATACCTGCCTTAAAGCAGGTAGTAAAATTAATCGATGTGGAAAACAAGAAGATGGTGGTTGATCTACCAGAGGGTTTATAG
- the ffh gene encoding signal recognition particle protein: MVFSSLAERLQETFKKLRNKGSLKEADVSEALREVRVALLEADVNFKVVKDFVNKVKEKAIGQDILSSLTPAQQVIKIVHQELMDLMGGEYSKINLAPKPPTVIMMVGLHGAGKTTTSAKLANFLRKQGRRPLLVAGDIHRPAAIKQLQVLGEQLDIPVFTMGDKQAPAVIARAAIENASNSGRDLVIIDTAGRLHIDEELMDELEAVKSEVKPNEILLVVDAMTGQDAVNVAEVFNRRMQLNGVIMTKLDGDTRGGAALSVKAVTGCPIKFAGIGEKLDALETFHPDRMADRILGMGDVLTLIEKAQANFDAEKVAELNKKIRSMEFTLDDFLEQLQQVKKLGPLEQVLSMFPGMGGLKKIKNLEFDEKELVYVEAIIKSMTHKEREKPEIINGSCRRRIAKGSGTSVQEVNRLLKQFEQTKKMMKQFSDIDKTIKKGGKMPKIPFFQ, translated from the coding sequence GTGGTTTTTTCTAGTCTTGCAGAAAGGCTGCAGGAAACCTTTAAGAAGCTTAGAAATAAAGGTAGCCTCAAGGAAGCTGATGTTTCGGAAGCCTTGCGTGAAGTGCGGGTTGCCTTATTGGAAGCTGATGTAAACTTCAAGGTGGTCAAGGACTTTGTAAACAAAGTCAAGGAAAAGGCTATAGGCCAGGACATATTAAGCAGCCTGACACCGGCCCAGCAGGTAATTAAGATTGTTCACCAGGAGTTAATGGACCTGATGGGTGGTGAATACAGTAAGATTAATTTAGCTCCCAAACCACCAACAGTTATTATGATGGTGGGGTTACACGGAGCAGGTAAGACCACAACTTCAGCTAAACTGGCCAATTTCTTGCGAAAACAAGGGCGTAGGCCGTTGCTGGTGGCAGGAGATATTCACCGTCCGGCAGCTATTAAGCAGCTTCAGGTATTAGGGGAACAGCTTGATATACCTGTTTTTACCATGGGCGATAAGCAAGCTCCCGCTGTGATAGCCAGAGCCGCTATAGAAAATGCTTCAAACAGCGGTCGCGATCTGGTTATTATTGACACGGCCGGCAGATTGCATATAGACGAAGAACTGATGGATGAGTTGGAAGCTGTTAAATCTGAAGTTAAGCCTAATGAAATACTGCTGGTGGTAGATGCCATGACAGGTCAGGATGCGGTTAATGTTGCAGAAGTTTTTAACAGGCGCATGCAGCTAAACGGTGTAATAATGACCAAACTTGATGGTGATACCAGGGGCGGGGCGGCACTTTCTGTTAAAGCTGTAACCGGTTGTCCCATCAAATTTGCCGGTATAGGTGAAAAACTGGATGCGTTAGAGACTTTTCACCCAGATCGCATGGCGGATCGTATTTTAGGTATGGGTGATGTGCTAACATTGATTGAAAAGGCTCAAGCTAATTTTGACGCTGAGAAAGTGGCGGAATTAAACAAGAAAATACGTAGTATGGAATTTACTCTGGATGATTTTCTTGAACAACTTCAGCAGGTTAAAAAATTGGGCCCGCTGGAACAGGTATTAAGCATGTTTCCTGGAATGGGTGGGCTAAAAAAAATCAAAAACCTGGAATTCGATGAAAAAGAACTAGTCTATGTGGAAGCAATAATCAAATCTATGACTCATAAGGAAAGAGAAAAACCGGAGATCATTAATGGAAGTTGCAGGCGCAGAATAGCTAAGGGCAGCGGAACCAGTGTCCAAGAGGTAAACAGGTTGTTGAAACAGTTTGAACAAACCAAGAAAATGATGAAGCAGTTTTCCGATATAGATAAAACCATAAAAAAAGGCGGCAAAATGCCAAAGATTCCATTTTTTCAATAA
- the lepB gene encoding signal peptidase I translates to MDGNKEVLNSDPTIKAGKKSAFREIIESIAIAVLLAAIIRIFILEPFYIPSGSMIPTLMINDRIIVSKFNYYFTEPKRGDVVVFKYPLDQEERFVKRLIGFSGETIEIKNSKLYINGKETQENYLPPDLHMIGDFGPYQVPADSYFMMGDNRNNSKDSREWGKMPKDLMIGKAIFVYWPLNHLKKL, encoded by the coding sequence GTGGACGGAAATAAGGAAGTATTAAATAGTGATCCGACTATAAAGGCTGGTAAGAAATCAGCATTTAGAGAAATTATAGAATCAATTGCGATCGCAGTTTTACTCGCTGCGATAATCCGAATTTTTATCTTAGAGCCTTTTTATATTCCTTCGGGTTCAATGATTCCAACACTAATGATCAATGACCGCATTATTGTCAGTAAATTTAATTATTATTTTACCGAGCCCAAGCGCGGTGATGTAGTAGTATTCAAATATCCATTGGATCAAGAAGAGCGTTTTGTTAAGAGGTTGATTGGTTTCAGCGGTGAGACAATTGAGATTAAAAACAGCAAGCTTTATATTAACGGTAAGGAAACTCAGGAAAACTATTTGCCGCCTGATCTTCATATGATTGGTGATTTTGGTCCTTACCAGGTTCCTGCCGATTCTTATTTTATGATGGGTGACAACCGTAATAATAGTAAGGATAGCAGGGAATGGGGCAAGATGCCTAAAGACTTGATGATAGGTAAGGCGATATTCGTTTATTGGCCTTTGAATCACCTGAAAAAACTGTGA
- the trmD gene encoding tRNA (guanosine(37)-N1)-methyltransferase TrmD, which produces MNIDILTLFPEMFASPFDSSIIKRARDKNIVQINTYNIRGFSRNKHHTVDDTPFGGGVGMVMHAEPVFEAVEKLKNSNESKSRIILMCPQGMTFTQGYAKELAQEERLIFICGHYEGIDDRVREHLVTDEISVGDFVLTGGEIPVMVLVDAVVRLIPGVLGDKASAEEDSFYNGLLEYPHYTRPRNYKGCEVPEILLSGHHENIRKWRLRQSLLRTLAGRPDLFKEKLLTAEEKKLLKEIHADLAEILNT; this is translated from the coding sequence ATGAATATTGATATATTGACTCTTTTTCCGGAGATGTTTGCGAGCCCTTTTGATAGCAGTATCATTAAAAGGGCCCGGGACAAAAATATTGTTCAGATAAATACATATAATATACGTGGTTTTTCTCGCAACAAGCACCATACTGTAGACGACACACCTTTTGGCGGCGGGGTTGGAATGGTTATGCATGCCGAACCTGTTTTTGAAGCAGTGGAAAAACTGAAAAACAGTAATGAAAGCAAATCCAGAATAATTCTTATGTGCCCACAGGGTATGACTTTTACACAGGGTTATGCTAAAGAATTGGCCCAAGAAGAAAGGTTGATCTTTATTTGCGGGCATTATGAAGGAATTGACGATAGAGTAAGGGAGCATCTGGTTACAGATGAGATTTCTGTAGGTGATTTTGTTCTTACAGGTGGAGAGATACCGGTTATGGTTTTGGTGGATGCAGTAGTCCGATTGATTCCCGGAGTTTTGGGTGACAAGGCTTCGGCAGAGGAAGATTCATTTTATAACGGCTTGTTGGAGTATCCTCACTACACCCGTCCCAGGAATTATAAGGGCTGTGAAGTACCTGAAATCCTTTTGAGCGGTCATCACGAAAACATTCGCAAATGGCGTTTGCGCCAGTCTCTGCTGCGTACTTTGGCCGGAAGACCTGATTTATTCAAAGAAAAATTATTAACCGCGGAAGAAAAAAAGCTCTTAAAAGAAATACATGCTGATCTTGCAGAAATATTGAATACTTAA
- the rplS gene encoding 50S ribosomal protein L19, with protein MDTNVQAEGGNRVNIIESMEKEQMKSEIPAFRPGDTVKVHVKVVEGTRERIQVFEGVVIRRRGGGLSETFTVRRVSYGIGVERTFPLHTPKIDRIEVIKYGRVRRARLYYLRELRGKAARIKERARR; from the coding sequence ATAGATACGAACGTCCAGGCGGAAGGGGGGAACAGAGTGAATATTATAGAATCAATGGAAAAAGAACAGATGAAAAGTGAAATCCCTGCTTTTAGACCGGGTGACACGGTGAAAGTTCACGTCAAGGTTGTTGAGGGAACACGTGAAAGAATTCAGGTTTTCGAGGGAGTCGTAATCAGGCGCCGTGGAGGTGGACTGAGCGAAACCTTTACGGTACGTAGGGTTTCTTACGGTATAGGTGTAGAAAGAACTTTCCCTCTTCATACGCCGAAAATTGATCGTATTGAAGTGATTAAATACGGGCGCGTGAGAAGAGCCAGGCTTTATTACTTGCGCGAATTGCGTGGTAAGGCGGCCAGGATTAAAGAACGTGCCAGAAGATAA
- a CDS encoding NADH-quinone oxidoreductase subunit B, with amino-acid sequence MELNNSHPIEELTKDPVIVNEVRRLVQIGPLEKILNLARAHSMWPMAFGLACCAIEALMGATGPRYDLARFGYEVLRPSPRQADVMVVAGTITRKSAPFVVRLYEQMPDPKWVIAVGSCAISGGPFVDSYYVVPGADKLIPVDVYVPGCPPRPEAVIDGFIMLKNKILNPKVVTS; translated from the coding sequence ATGGAGTTAAATAATAGTCACCCCATCGAGGAGTTGACCAAAGACCCGGTTATTGTTAACGAAGTTAGAAGGCTTGTTCAAATAGGGCCGCTGGAAAAAATACTCAACCTGGCCCGTGCCCATTCTATGTGGCCTATGGCATTTGGTTTGGCATGCTGTGCCATTGAGGCTTTAATGGGTGCTACCGGTCCCCGTTATGACTTGGCGCGTTTCGGTTACGAAGTTTTACGCCCGTCGCCGCGACAGGCAGATGTTATGGTAGTGGCAGGTACTATTACAAGAAAATCGGCCCCCTTTGTTGTGCGTCTTTATGAGCAAATGCCTGACCCCAAGTGGGTTATTGCCGTGGGTAGTTGTGCCATCTCCGGCGGGCCGTTTGTAGACTCATACTATGTTGTGCCCGGTGCTGACAAGTTGATTCCGGTGGATGTTTATGTTCCCGGTTGCCCGCCCCGCCCGGAAGCTGTTATTGACGGGTTTATTATGCTGAAGAATAAGATTCTCAATCCTAAGGTGGTGACGAGCTAG
- a CDS encoding KH domain-containing protein, with amino-acid sequence MKELVEVLAKALVDQPDKVAVNMVESDKSVLIELRVTPEDMGKVIGKQGRIAKAIRTVVKAAATKQRKKVTVEIL; translated from the coding sequence ATGAAGGAATTGGTTGAGGTCTTAGCCAAAGCCCTCGTGGATCAGCCTGATAAGGTTGCTGTAAATATGGTGGAAAGCGACAAATCGGTATTGATTGAATTAAGGGTAACTCCGGAAGATATGGGAAAAGTTATAGGTAAACAGGGGCGAATTGCTAAGGCAATTCGTACTGTGGTAAAAGCAGCCGCCACTAAGCAGCGCAAAAAGGTAACAGTAGAAATCCTTTAG